In the Nerophis ophidion isolate RoL-2023_Sa linkage group LG19, RoL_Noph_v1.0, whole genome shotgun sequence genome, one interval contains:
- the fancb gene encoding Fanconi anemia group B protein isoform X1 — translation MTSATSSFGGKILTFSHTPAASDGKKSELTFRRFSFQADNNVFVKTAQGASVVYHRGASRVVDSSLTCKYVVDAHERTAAPCVLVAKTNKKADVFLYSLFTVSGSDTLEPRIEFQLPYHLRGDVCILKGPTVLWTHADAVFHTSREDSGRVKEVALQLSHCLIGELPLHGGRAFLLGQSSTNQTLGYLLETACTFDGSMILPYPYISITKCIHVLSAHREGDLLGCTVVAATSSQQLVYLEDGVVKDTCQLPFQLPENIQGVDTGRNGLLFVVSFCHGHVCAVRKDTLQVVAQWSEVSSVHVDDYLGCGTEQMLLFLKDEGGPPLEHYIITDLCGISYSRGEHSGETSKAAAPPENHLLTLRALESRLQSGLSVLQDLQREVRVKERVVQQSVKALTDVIHCREPCLTQPEQEGLVSLWESDDESKDEASDDKTQVMPAVSYKPQVDKLWHRIVLDRLVVGVILKAENWVPAVGTSLSVLTVASQSSPPAVIQTQSQVLWLPALGPSAVAATSSASTFPEPTAKRSKRHDAGGPNDLNTARLAVTAVTRLAPLLNSGCVKCDVMLHYAPRQDDSLGLASVSTPAVLHCGQVTVDIHKDFKAQLLKNPEIKTEEAQEDFLCLLAVQDHWVFRINSPNHSFGDIDGWLQRRVGCKRIEVSPQHRLLASQEPSAISLLHWHLISPFQGELTVHSSHFQMLQLLDSLLGYLPASSTIQPVKYTRGEWPQQIFSLTLEKEVATLHEFLSLLPCVEQESERMTETPETGSLEGLQRCRLAWQYDVERSRQTLNPLVDVSRYRKLIQKLSEIQLDEDLAALMETSS, via the exons ATGACGAGCGCCACGTCTTCATTCGGTGGTAAGATACTGACATTTAGTCACACTCCCGCCGCGAGTGACGGTAAGAAAAGCGAGCTGACCTTCCGCCGCTTTTCCTTCCAAGCGGATAACAACGTGTTCGTGAAAACAGCGCAAGGAGCCTCCGTGGTCTATCACAGAGGCGCCTCCCGCGTAGTGGACTCCTCACTAACGTGTAAATATGTCGTGGACGCCCACGAGAGGACCGCGGCGCCGTGTGTCCTCGTGGctaaaaccaacaaaaaagcCGACGTTTTCCTGTACAGCCTGTTCACGGTGAGTGGGTCCGACACCCTGGAGCCTCGCATTGAGTTCCAGCTGCCTTACCACCTCCGTGGAGATGTTTGCATCCTCAAGGGTCCCACGGTGTTGTGGACACATGCAGATGCTGTGTTTCATACATCCAGGGAGGACTCTGGACGGGTGAAGGAAGTGGCCCTCCAGCTGTCCCACTGTCTCATCGGGGAGCTTCCACTCCATGGGGGACGAGCATTCCTACTGGGACAGTCCTCCACAAACCAGACCCTTGGCTACCTGCTAGAGACTGCTTGCACCTTTGATGGCTCCATGATTCTACCATACCCATACATCAGCATCACTAAGTGCATCCATGTGCTGTCAGCTCACCGAGAAGGTGATTTGCTAGGATGCACCGTGGTTGCAGCCACGTCCAGTCAACAACTTGTATACCTGGAGGACGGCGTGGTGAAGGACACATGTCAGCTACCATTCCAGCTACCTGAAAATATTCAGGGGGTTGACACCGGACGGAACGGACTCCTCTTTGTCGTGTCTTTTTGCCACGGACATGTGTGTGCTGTCAGGAAGGACACGTTGCAG GTCGTCGCCCAGTGGTCGGAAGTGAGCTCCGTGCATGTGGATGACTATCTTGGTTGTGGTACAGAACAGATGCTGTTATTTTTAAAGGATGAAGGGGGACCACCGCTGGAGCATTACATCATCACAGACCTATGTGGGATCTCTTATTCA CGTGGTGAGCAcagcggagaaacatcaaagGCTGCTGCTCCACCGGAGAACCACCTCCTCACACTTCGAGCTTTAGAGTCCAGACTGCAG AGTGGACTGAGCGTGCTGCAAGACCTTCAAAGagaagtgagagtgaaggaaagAGTTGTGCAACAGTCGGTGAAAGCCCTCACTGATGTCATCCACTGTCGAGAGCCATGTCTCACACAGCCTGAACAG GAAGGCCTCGTCTCTCTGTGGGAGAGTGATGACGAGTCAAAGGACGAGGCCTCTGATGACAAGACCCAAGTCATGCCAGCGGTGTCCTACAAACCTCAAGTTGACAAGCTCTGGCATCGCATTGTCCTGGACCGATTGGTCGTGGGAGTGATACTCAAGGCTGAGAACTGGGT ACCAGCGGTCGGTACGAGTTTATCCGTCCTGACAGTGGCGAGCCAGAGCTCACCGCCCGCAGTCATCCAGACCCAAAGCCAAGTGTTGTGGCTCCCCGCGCTCGGCCCCTCTGCCGTCGCCGCCACCTCCTCAGCCTCCACCTTCCCAGAGCCGACAGCCAAAAGAAGCAAGCGGCACGACGCAGGCGGCCCAAATGATCTCAACACTGCCAGACTCGCCGTGACTGCCGTGACCAGGTTGGCACCTTTGCTGAACTCCGGCTGTGTCAAGTGCGATGTCATGCTCCATTACGCCCCGAGACAGGATGATTCCCTTGGCCTTGCCAGCGTATCGACACCGGCTGTCCTGCATTGCGGTCAAGTTACTGTAGACATCCACAAAGATTTCAAAGCTCAACTGTTGAAAAACCCCGAGATTAAAACAG AAGAGGCTCAAGAGGACTTTCTGTGTCTTTTGGCGGTGCAAGATCATTGGGTTTTCCGCATAAACTCTCCCAATCACAGCTTTGGTGATATTGACGGCTGGCTGCAAAGGAGAGTGGGCTGTAAGAGGATAGAAGTGAGCCCTCAGCATCGACTTTTGGCTTCTCAAGAACCATCTGCTATCTCACTGTTGCACTGGCATCTCATCAGCCCATTCCAAGGGGAGCTGACAGTCCACTCCAG CCACTTCCAGATGCTCCAGCTTCTGGACTCCCTGCTAGGCTACCTTCCAGCGTCCTCCACCATCCAGCCCGTCAAGTACACAAGAGGAGAGTGGCCACAGCAGATTTTTTCTCTGACTTTGGAAAAGGAGGTGGCAACAC
- the fancb gene encoding Fanconi anemia group B protein isoform X2: MTSATSSFGGKILTFSHTPAASDGKKSELTFRRFSFQADNNVFVKTAQGASVVYHRGASRVVDSSLTCKYVVDAHERTAAPCVLVAKTNKKADVFLYSLFTVSGSDTLEPRIEFQLPYHLRGDVCILKGPTVLWTHADAVFHTSREDSGRVKEVALQLSHCLIGELPLHGGRAFLLGQSSTNQTLGYLLETACTFDGSMILPYPYISITKCIHVLSAHREGDLLGCTVVAATSSQQLVYLEDGVVKDTCQLPFQLPENIQGVDTGRNGLLFVVSFCHGHVCAVRKDTLQVVAQWSEVSSVHVDDYLGCGTEQMLLFLKDEGGPPLEHYIITDLCGISYSRGEHSGETSKAAAPPENHLLTLRALESRLQSGLSVLQDLQREVRVKERVVQQSVKALTDVIHCREPCLTQPEQEGLVSLWESDDESKDEASDDKTQVMPAVSYKPQVDKLWHRIVLDRLVVGVILKAENWVPAVGTSLSVLTVASQSSPPAVIQTQSQVLWLPALGPSAVAATSSASTFPEPTAKRSKRHDAGGPNDLNTARLAVTAVTRLAPLLNSGCVKCDVMLHYAPRQDDSLGLASVSTPAVLHCGQVTVDIHKDFKAQLLKNPEIKTEEAQEDFLCLLAVQDHWVFRINSPNHSFGDIDGWLQRRVGCKRIEVSPQHRLLASQEPSAISLLHWHLISPFQGELTVHSSHFQMLQLLDSLLGYLPASSTIQPVKYTRGEWPQQIFSLTLEKEVATLHEFLSLLPCVEQESERMTETPETGSLEGLQRCRLAWQYDVERSRQTLNPLVDHDF, encoded by the exons ATGACGAGCGCCACGTCTTCATTCGGTGGTAAGATACTGACATTTAGTCACACTCCCGCCGCGAGTGACGGTAAGAAAAGCGAGCTGACCTTCCGCCGCTTTTCCTTCCAAGCGGATAACAACGTGTTCGTGAAAACAGCGCAAGGAGCCTCCGTGGTCTATCACAGAGGCGCCTCCCGCGTAGTGGACTCCTCACTAACGTGTAAATATGTCGTGGACGCCCACGAGAGGACCGCGGCGCCGTGTGTCCTCGTGGctaaaaccaacaaaaaagcCGACGTTTTCCTGTACAGCCTGTTCACGGTGAGTGGGTCCGACACCCTGGAGCCTCGCATTGAGTTCCAGCTGCCTTACCACCTCCGTGGAGATGTTTGCATCCTCAAGGGTCCCACGGTGTTGTGGACACATGCAGATGCTGTGTTTCATACATCCAGGGAGGACTCTGGACGGGTGAAGGAAGTGGCCCTCCAGCTGTCCCACTGTCTCATCGGGGAGCTTCCACTCCATGGGGGACGAGCATTCCTACTGGGACAGTCCTCCACAAACCAGACCCTTGGCTACCTGCTAGAGACTGCTTGCACCTTTGATGGCTCCATGATTCTACCATACCCATACATCAGCATCACTAAGTGCATCCATGTGCTGTCAGCTCACCGAGAAGGTGATTTGCTAGGATGCACCGTGGTTGCAGCCACGTCCAGTCAACAACTTGTATACCTGGAGGACGGCGTGGTGAAGGACACATGTCAGCTACCATTCCAGCTACCTGAAAATATTCAGGGGGTTGACACCGGACGGAACGGACTCCTCTTTGTCGTGTCTTTTTGCCACGGACATGTGTGTGCTGTCAGGAAGGACACGTTGCAG GTCGTCGCCCAGTGGTCGGAAGTGAGCTCCGTGCATGTGGATGACTATCTTGGTTGTGGTACAGAACAGATGCTGTTATTTTTAAAGGATGAAGGGGGACCACCGCTGGAGCATTACATCATCACAGACCTATGTGGGATCTCTTATTCA CGTGGTGAGCAcagcggagaaacatcaaagGCTGCTGCTCCACCGGAGAACCACCTCCTCACACTTCGAGCTTTAGAGTCCAGACTGCAG AGTGGACTGAGCGTGCTGCAAGACCTTCAAAGagaagtgagagtgaaggaaagAGTTGTGCAACAGTCGGTGAAAGCCCTCACTGATGTCATCCACTGTCGAGAGCCATGTCTCACACAGCCTGAACAG GAAGGCCTCGTCTCTCTGTGGGAGAGTGATGACGAGTCAAAGGACGAGGCCTCTGATGACAAGACCCAAGTCATGCCAGCGGTGTCCTACAAACCTCAAGTTGACAAGCTCTGGCATCGCATTGTCCTGGACCGATTGGTCGTGGGAGTGATACTCAAGGCTGAGAACTGGGT ACCAGCGGTCGGTACGAGTTTATCCGTCCTGACAGTGGCGAGCCAGAGCTCACCGCCCGCAGTCATCCAGACCCAAAGCCAAGTGTTGTGGCTCCCCGCGCTCGGCCCCTCTGCCGTCGCCGCCACCTCCTCAGCCTCCACCTTCCCAGAGCCGACAGCCAAAAGAAGCAAGCGGCACGACGCAGGCGGCCCAAATGATCTCAACACTGCCAGACTCGCCGTGACTGCCGTGACCAGGTTGGCACCTTTGCTGAACTCCGGCTGTGTCAAGTGCGATGTCATGCTCCATTACGCCCCGAGACAGGATGATTCCCTTGGCCTTGCCAGCGTATCGACACCGGCTGTCCTGCATTGCGGTCAAGTTACTGTAGACATCCACAAAGATTTCAAAGCTCAACTGTTGAAAAACCCCGAGATTAAAACAG AAGAGGCTCAAGAGGACTTTCTGTGTCTTTTGGCGGTGCAAGATCATTGGGTTTTCCGCATAAACTCTCCCAATCACAGCTTTGGTGATATTGACGGCTGGCTGCAAAGGAGAGTGGGCTGTAAGAGGATAGAAGTGAGCCCTCAGCATCGACTTTTGGCTTCTCAAGAACCATCTGCTATCTCACTGTTGCACTGGCATCTCATCAGCCCATTCCAAGGGGAGCTGACAGTCCACTCCAG CCACTTCCAGATGCTCCAGCTTCTGGACTCCCTGCTAGGCTACCTTCCAGCGTCCTCCACCATCCAGCCCGTCAAGTACACAAGAGGAGAGTGGCCACAGCAGATTTTTTCTCTGACTTTGGAAAAGGAGGTGGCAACAC